From one Lotus japonicus ecotype B-129 chromosome 3, LjGifu_v1.2 genomic stretch:
- the LOC130748096 gene encoding uncharacterized protein LOC130748096 isoform X3, translated as MMPSAATLLYALLFPLLYALLDPLLLLPCRVCSSSTTFSFSTAFCSYPSISYALSSTLLVPMDITLQMHFEHDGGAGAEGGAASSRLHSEDSEGHSVFCLSRRGNSTRVEKDPCSLAYNPIIQSSYSALKKISASRKRLIYKSENTSREPYFKFKRKYIFRYTIFMDVS; from the exons ATGATGCCATCTGCAGCTACCCTCCTCTACGCTTTGCTCTTTCCTCTCCTCTACGCTCTGCTCGACCCTCTCCTGCTTCTACCGTGTAGGGTCTGCTCGTCCTCTACTACTTTTTCGTTTTCGACGGCGTTCTGCAGCTACCCTTCCATCAGCTATGCGCTTTCCTCTACTCTGCTCGTCCCTATGGACATCACTTTACAG ATGCACTTCGAACACGATGGTGGTGCTGGTGCTGAAGGTGGCGCCGCTTCATCAAGGTTGCATTCAGAGGATTCGGAAG GGCATTCTGTCTTCTGTTTATCTAGACGGGGAAATAGTACAAGGGTGGAAAAGGATCCCTGTTCCCTTGCTTACAACCCCATCATCCAATCTTCATATTCTGCATTGAAGAAAATATCAGCATCCAGAAAAAGGTTGATATATAAATCTG AGAATACTTCAAGAGAACCTTACtttaaatttaaaagaaaatatatttttagataTACTATTTTTATGGATGTTTCTTAG
- the LOC130748096 gene encoding uncharacterized protein LOC130748096 isoform X2 yields MMPSAATLLYALLFPLLYALLDPLLLLPCRVCSSSTTFSFSTAFCSYPSISYALSSTLLVPMDITLQMHFEHDGGAGAEGGAASSRLHSEDSEGVSYYLFLFMLHDRAQVFICCPSKESGSRPTYVGTVERKRYSNYKLSLPGLKCHSKSNLFILGILSSVYLDGEIVQGWKRIPVPLLTTPSSNLHILH; encoded by the exons ATGATGCCATCTGCAGCTACCCTCCTCTACGCTTTGCTCTTTCCTCTCCTCTACGCTCTGCTCGACCCTCTCCTGCTTCTACCGTGTAGGGTCTGCTCGTCCTCTACTACTTTTTCGTTTTCGACGGCGTTCTGCAGCTACCCTTCCATCAGCTATGCGCTTTCCTCTACTCTGCTCGTCCCTATGGACATCACTTTACAG ATGCACTTCGAACACGATGGTGGTGCTGGTGCTGAAGGTGGCGCCGCTTCATCAAGGTTGCATTCAGAGGATTCGGAAGGTGTTTCCTACTATCTGTTTCTATTTATG TTGCATGACAGAGCTCAAGTATTTATCTGTTGCCCTTCCAAAGAAAGTGGTTCAAGGCCAACTTATGTTGGAACTGTTGAAAGAAAAAGATATTCAAATTACAAACTTAGCCTTCCTGGACTTAAATGCCATTCTAAAAGCAACTTATTTATTCTG GGCATTCTGTCTTCTGTTTATCTAGACGGGGAAATAGTACAAGGGTGGAAAAGGATCCCTGTTCCCTTGCTTACAACCCCATCATCCAATCTTCATATTCTGCATTGA
- the LOC130748094 gene encoding uncharacterized protein LOC130748094 isoform X2 yields MLKGDAEYWWRSTRLLMTTNQVAITWDSFKTAFLNKYFLETARDDMENRFLRLKQGSMTVGEYAAKLESLSKYFRFFREQVDEGYLCNRFMIGLRDEIEESVRPLGVRVFQQLVEKSREVEVMKNRRGNRQESGGPIRSGQKQAGKTEKGRAGQKKPYQNATGRTSSTKVGAKTPREDVTCFKCNEKGHYANECGKEITCWKCQKTRHISTNCPDAPKAEPVLNTARGRRPVAKGRVFAVTGKQAEGVEDLIQGSRTERLDRTYSISRGKRSQGDFEEFPEEQCFDCEEELENHPGESSVDVSISMSLKEFGRVKRLLPTFTMMLWRWNMQTLFNQLLPMKNFCGLLTSLLHYPWGINFCAAIIWRHNEVGEMLVLFFNCIPGSGHGIQFVRNDAKIFRFYRSKCHKNFKMKRNPRKVKWTKAYRRVHGKEMTRIQTFEFERKRNRPERYDRNVKEDVLKAIPKIAKIKASREETHHKKMKQGKNEKQRREAEKELKQGINMVNWSKLLLFFNRILHTLYQSRSRFPNRNQWRISLWKNDSINAALILIRELIRNIREIACGRGLNSLRCFSVTFITKIAVHSAPLRCLLRRSQTDGRKLDPIATPFFTDSMMNMMMS; encoded by the exons ATGCTGAAAGGGGATgcagagtactggtggaggagcACCAGGCTGTTGATGACGACTAACCAGGTGGCTATTACCTGGGATTCATTCAAAACAGCTTTTCTGAACAAGTACTTTCTAGAGACTGCAAGAGATGATATGGAGAACCGTTTCCTCAGactgaaacaaggaagcatgactGTTGGGGAATATGCAGCCAAGCTGGAGAGTCTGTCGAAGTACTTTCGCTTCTTCCGAGAACAAGTTGATGAAGGGTATCTCTGCAACCGTTTCATGATTGGTTTGAGGGATGAAATTGAGGAGTCCGTCAGACCTTTGGGAGTCAGAGTCTTTCAACAACTGGTTGAGAAGTCTCGCGAGGTTGAGGTCATGAAGAATCGTCGAGGGAACCGACAGGAAAGTGGAGGGCCAATCAGGTCTGGTCAGAAACAAGCTGGGAAGACTGAAAAGGGTAGGGCTGGtcagaagaagccttatcagaaTGCAACTGGTAGGACATCATCTACCAAAGTCGGAGCAAAAACTCCGAGAGAAGATGTTACTTGTTTCAAGTGTAATGAGaaagggcactatgccaatgaatGTGGGAAAGAGATTACTTGCTGGAAGTGCCAGAAGACGAGGCACATCTCGACAAACTGTCCTGATGCGCCAAAAGCTGAACCTGTGTTGAATACGGCAAGGGGGAGACGTCCAGTTGCTAAGGGACGTGTCTTTGCTGTTACTGGCAAGCAAGCTGAGGGTGTTGAAGATCTTATTCAGG gttcgcgcacggaaaggttagatcgaacgtactcgatctcgcgtggaaagcgtagccaag gtgattttgaggaattcccagaggagcaatgctttgattgtgaggaagagCTAGAGAaccatcctggagaatcttcag TTGACGTTTCAATTTCTATGAGTTTAAAGGAGTTTGGTAGAGTGAAAAGGTTATTGCCAACTTTTACCATGATGTTGTGGAGGTGGAATATGCAAACTTTATTCAACCAGCTCCTGCCAATGAAGAATTTTTGTGGATTGCTGACCTCTCTCCTGCATTATCCATGGGGAATCAACTTCTG TGCTGCTATAATTTGGAGGCACAATGAGGTTGGAGAAATGCTGGTTTTGTTCTTCAACTGTATTCCCGGCTCTGGACATGGAATCCAGTTTGTCCGTAATGATGCGAAG ATTTTTCGGTTCTATAGATCCAAATGCCACAAGAACTTTAAAATGAAGAGGAATCCTCGTAAAGTAAAATGGACCAAGGCATATAGGCGAGTGCATGGAAAGGAGATGACAAG GATTCAAACCTTTGAGTTTGAGAGAAAGCGAAATAGGCCTGAGAGATATGACAGGAATGTTAAGGAGGATGTCCTCAAGGCCATTCCTAAGATTGCTAAGATCAAAGCCAGCAGGGAGGAGACACACCATAAGAAAAT GAAGcaaggaaaaaatgaaaaacagcGGAGGGAGGCAGAAAAGGAGTTGAAGCAGGGCATCAACATGGTCAATTGGTCAAAGCTCCTTCTGTTTTTCAACAGGATCCTTCATACACTTTACCAATCAAGGTCAAGGTTTCCCAACAGAAATCAGTGGAGAATCAGCCTATGGAAGAATGATTCTATCAATGCTGCACTTATAT TAATAAGGGAACTGATCCGCAACATTAGAGAGATAGCTTGCGGTAGAGGACTCAATTCTCTCAGATGCTTCTCCGTCACTTTCATCACCAAAATCGCAGTCCACTCTGCCCCGTTGAGATGTCTCCTTCGCCGTAGCCAG ACAGATGGTAGAAAACTTGATCCTATTGCCACACCCTTCTTCACTGATTCAATGATGAACATGATGATGTCGTAG
- the LOC130748094 gene encoding uncharacterized protein LOC130748094 isoform X4, whose protein sequence is MLKGDAEYWWRSTRLLMTTNQVAITWDSFKTAFLNKYFLETARDDMENRFLRLKQGSMTVGEYAAKLESLSKYFRFFREQVDEGYLCNRFMIGLRDEIEESVRPLGVRVFQQLVEKSREVEVMKNRRGNRQESGGPIRSGQKQAGKTEKGRAGQKKPYQNATGRTSSTKVGAKTPREDVTCFKCNEKGHYANECGKEITCWKCQKTRHISTNCPDAPKAEPVLNTARGRRPVAKGRVFAVTGKQAEGVEDLIQGSRTERLDRTYSISRGKRSQGDFEEFPEEQCFDCEEELENHPGESSVDVSISMSLKEFGRVKRLLPTFTMMLWRWNMQTLFNQLLPMKNFCGLLTSLLHYPWGINFCAAIIWRHNEVGEMLVLFFNCIPGSGHGIQFVRNDAKIFRFYRSKCHKNFKMKRNPRKVKWTKAYRRVHGKEMTRIQTFEFERKRNRPERYDRNVKEDVLKAIPKIAKIKASREETHHKKMKQGKNEKQRREAEKELKQGINMVNWSKLLLFFNRILHTLYQSRSRFPNRNQWRISLWKNDSINAALILIRELIRNIREIACGRGLNSLRCFSVTFITKIAVHSAPLRCLLRRSQIQTYSCLP, encoded by the exons ATGCTGAAAGGGGATgcagagtactggtggaggagcACCAGGCTGTTGATGACGACTAACCAGGTGGCTATTACCTGGGATTCATTCAAAACAGCTTTTCTGAACAAGTACTTTCTAGAGACTGCAAGAGATGATATGGAGAACCGTTTCCTCAGactgaaacaaggaagcatgactGTTGGGGAATATGCAGCCAAGCTGGAGAGTCTGTCGAAGTACTTTCGCTTCTTCCGAGAACAAGTTGATGAAGGGTATCTCTGCAACCGTTTCATGATTGGTTTGAGGGATGAAATTGAGGAGTCCGTCAGACCTTTGGGAGTCAGAGTCTTTCAACAACTGGTTGAGAAGTCTCGCGAGGTTGAGGTCATGAAGAATCGTCGAGGGAACCGACAGGAAAGTGGAGGGCCAATCAGGTCTGGTCAGAAACAAGCTGGGAAGACTGAAAAGGGTAGGGCTGGtcagaagaagccttatcagaaTGCAACTGGTAGGACATCATCTACCAAAGTCGGAGCAAAAACTCCGAGAGAAGATGTTACTTGTTTCAAGTGTAATGAGaaagggcactatgccaatgaatGTGGGAAAGAGATTACTTGCTGGAAGTGCCAGAAGACGAGGCACATCTCGACAAACTGTCCTGATGCGCCAAAAGCTGAACCTGTGTTGAATACGGCAAGGGGGAGACGTCCAGTTGCTAAGGGACGTGTCTTTGCTGTTACTGGCAAGCAAGCTGAGGGTGTTGAAGATCTTATTCAGG gttcgcgcacggaaaggttagatcgaacgtactcgatctcgcgtggaaagcgtagccaag gtgattttgaggaattcccagaggagcaatgctttgattgtgaggaagagCTAGAGAaccatcctggagaatcttcag TTGACGTTTCAATTTCTATGAGTTTAAAGGAGTTTGGTAGAGTGAAAAGGTTATTGCCAACTTTTACCATGATGTTGTGGAGGTGGAATATGCAAACTTTATTCAACCAGCTCCTGCCAATGAAGAATTTTTGTGGATTGCTGACCTCTCTCCTGCATTATCCATGGGGAATCAACTTCTG TGCTGCTATAATTTGGAGGCACAATGAGGTTGGAGAAATGCTGGTTTTGTTCTTCAACTGTATTCCCGGCTCTGGACATGGAATCCAGTTTGTCCGTAATGATGCGAAG ATTTTTCGGTTCTATAGATCCAAATGCCACAAGAACTTTAAAATGAAGAGGAATCCTCGTAAAGTAAAATGGACCAAGGCATATAGGCGAGTGCATGGAAAGGAGATGACAAG GATTCAAACCTTTGAGTTTGAGAGAAAGCGAAATAGGCCTGAGAGATATGACAGGAATGTTAAGGAGGATGTCCTCAAGGCCATTCCTAAGATTGCTAAGATCAAAGCCAGCAGGGAGGAGACACACCATAAGAAAAT GAAGcaaggaaaaaatgaaaaacagcGGAGGGAGGCAGAAAAGGAGTTGAAGCAGGGCATCAACATGGTCAATTGGTCAAAGCTCCTTCTGTTTTTCAACAGGATCCTTCATACACTTTACCAATCAAGGTCAAGGTTTCCCAACAGAAATCAGTGGAGAATCAGCCTATGGAAGAATGATTCTATCAATGCTGCACTTATAT TAATAAGGGAACTGATCCGCAACATTAGAGAGATAGCTTGCGGTAGAGGACTCAATTCTCTCAGATGCTTCTCCGTCACTTTCATCACCAAAATCGCAGTCCACTCTGCCCCGTTGAGATGTCTCCTTCGCCGTAGCCAG ATACAGACATACAGTTGTTTACCATGA
- the LOC130748094 gene encoding uncharacterized protein LOC130748094 isoform X1, with the protein MLKGDAEYWWRSTRLLMTTNQVAITWDSFKTAFLNKYFLETARDDMENRFLRLKQGSMTVGEYAAKLESLSKYFRFFREQVDEGYLCNRFMIGLRDEIEESVRPLGVRVFQQLVEKSREVEVMKNRRGNRQESGGPIRSGQKQAGKTEKGRAGQKKPYQNATGRTSSTKVGAKTPREDVTCFKCNEKGHYANECGKEITCWKCQKTRHISTNCPDAPKAEPVLNTARGRRPVAKGRVFAVTGKQAEGVEDLIQGSRTERLDRTYSISRGKRSQGDFEEFPEEQCFDCEEELENHPGESSVDVSISMSLKEFGRVKRLLPTFTMMLWRWNMQTLFNQLLPMKNFCGLLTSLLHYPWGINFCAAIIWRHNEVGEMLVLFFNCIPGSGHGIQFVRNDAKIFRFYRSKCHKNFKMKRNPRKVKWTKAYRRVHGKEMTRIQTFEFERKRNRPERYDRNVKEDVLKAIPKIAKIKASREETHHKKMKQGKNEKQRREAEKELKQGINMVNWSKLLLFFNRILHTLYQSRSRFPNRNQWRISLWKNDSINAALILIRELIRNIREIACGRGLNSLRCFSVTFITKIAVHSAPLRCLLRRSQVRSLLTSLPLLDCPTFRVSGCDKISPFMLPALAMFRSQFMVA; encoded by the exons ATGCTGAAAGGGGATgcagagtactggtggaggagcACCAGGCTGTTGATGACGACTAACCAGGTGGCTATTACCTGGGATTCATTCAAAACAGCTTTTCTGAACAAGTACTTTCTAGAGACTGCAAGAGATGATATGGAGAACCGTTTCCTCAGactgaaacaaggaagcatgactGTTGGGGAATATGCAGCCAAGCTGGAGAGTCTGTCGAAGTACTTTCGCTTCTTCCGAGAACAAGTTGATGAAGGGTATCTCTGCAACCGTTTCATGATTGGTTTGAGGGATGAAATTGAGGAGTCCGTCAGACCTTTGGGAGTCAGAGTCTTTCAACAACTGGTTGAGAAGTCTCGCGAGGTTGAGGTCATGAAGAATCGTCGAGGGAACCGACAGGAAAGTGGAGGGCCAATCAGGTCTGGTCAGAAACAAGCTGGGAAGACTGAAAAGGGTAGGGCTGGtcagaagaagccttatcagaaTGCAACTGGTAGGACATCATCTACCAAAGTCGGAGCAAAAACTCCGAGAGAAGATGTTACTTGTTTCAAGTGTAATGAGaaagggcactatgccaatgaatGTGGGAAAGAGATTACTTGCTGGAAGTGCCAGAAGACGAGGCACATCTCGACAAACTGTCCTGATGCGCCAAAAGCTGAACCTGTGTTGAATACGGCAAGGGGGAGACGTCCAGTTGCTAAGGGACGTGTCTTTGCTGTTACTGGCAAGCAAGCTGAGGGTGTTGAAGATCTTATTCAGG gttcgcgcacggaaaggttagatcgaacgtactcgatctcgcgtggaaagcgtagccaag gtgattttgaggaattcccagaggagcaatgctttgattgtgaggaagagCTAGAGAaccatcctggagaatcttcag TTGACGTTTCAATTTCTATGAGTTTAAAGGAGTTTGGTAGAGTGAAAAGGTTATTGCCAACTTTTACCATGATGTTGTGGAGGTGGAATATGCAAACTTTATTCAACCAGCTCCTGCCAATGAAGAATTTTTGTGGATTGCTGACCTCTCTCCTGCATTATCCATGGGGAATCAACTTCTG TGCTGCTATAATTTGGAGGCACAATGAGGTTGGAGAAATGCTGGTTTTGTTCTTCAACTGTATTCCCGGCTCTGGACATGGAATCCAGTTTGTCCGTAATGATGCGAAG ATTTTTCGGTTCTATAGATCCAAATGCCACAAGAACTTTAAAATGAAGAGGAATCCTCGTAAAGTAAAATGGACCAAGGCATATAGGCGAGTGCATGGAAAGGAGATGACAAG GATTCAAACCTTTGAGTTTGAGAGAAAGCGAAATAGGCCTGAGAGATATGACAGGAATGTTAAGGAGGATGTCCTCAAGGCCATTCCTAAGATTGCTAAGATCAAAGCCAGCAGGGAGGAGACACACCATAAGAAAAT GAAGcaaggaaaaaatgaaaaacagcGGAGGGAGGCAGAAAAGGAGTTGAAGCAGGGCATCAACATGGTCAATTGGTCAAAGCTCCTTCTGTTTTTCAACAGGATCCTTCATACACTTTACCAATCAAGGTCAAGGTTTCCCAACAGAAATCAGTGGAGAATCAGCCTATGGAAGAATGATTCTATCAATGCTGCACTTATAT TAATAAGGGAACTGATCCGCAACATTAGAGAGATAGCTTGCGGTAGAGGACTCAATTCTCTCAGATGCTTCTCCGTCACTTTCATCACCAAAATCGCAGTCCACTCTGCCCCGTTGAGATGTCTCCTTCGCCGTAGCCAGGTTAGATCTCTGTTGACATCTCTCCCTTTGTTGGATTGTCCCACTTTCAGAGTTTCAGGCTGTGATAAAATTTCGCCCTTCATGTTGCCTGCGCTTGCCATGTTCCGTTCGCAATTCATGGTCGCTTGA
- the LOC130748094 gene encoding uncharacterized protein LOC130748094 isoform X3, which translates to MLKGDAEYWWRSTRLLMTTNQVAITWDSFKTAFLNKYFLETARDDMENRFLRLKQGSMTVGEYAAKLESLSKYFRFFREQVDEGYLCNRFMIGLRDEIEESVRPLGVRVFQQLVEKSREVEVMKNRRGNRQESGGPIRSGQKQAGKTEKGRAGQKKPYQNATGRTSSTKVGAKTPREDVTCFKCNEKGHYANECGKEITCWKCQKTRHISTNCPDAPKAEPVLNTARGRRPVAKGRVFAVTGKQAEGVEDLIQGSRTERLDRTYSISRGKRSQVDVSISMSLKEFGRVKRLLPTFTMMLWRWNMQTLFNQLLPMKNFCGLLTSLLHYPWGINFCAAIIWRHNEVGEMLVLFFNCIPGSGHGIQFVRNDAKIFRFYRSKCHKNFKMKRNPRKVKWTKAYRRVHGKEMTRIQTFEFERKRNRPERYDRNVKEDVLKAIPKIAKIKASREETHHKKMKQGKNEKQRREAEKELKQGINMVNWSKLLLFFNRILHTLYQSRSRFPNRNQWRISLWKNDSINAALILIRELIRNIREIACGRGLNSLRCFSVTFITKIAVHSAPLRCLLRRSQVRSLLTSLPLLDCPTFRVSGCDKISPFMLPALAMFRSQFMVA; encoded by the exons ATGCTGAAAGGGGATgcagagtactggtggaggagcACCAGGCTGTTGATGACGACTAACCAGGTGGCTATTACCTGGGATTCATTCAAAACAGCTTTTCTGAACAAGTACTTTCTAGAGACTGCAAGAGATGATATGGAGAACCGTTTCCTCAGactgaaacaaggaagcatgactGTTGGGGAATATGCAGCCAAGCTGGAGAGTCTGTCGAAGTACTTTCGCTTCTTCCGAGAACAAGTTGATGAAGGGTATCTCTGCAACCGTTTCATGATTGGTTTGAGGGATGAAATTGAGGAGTCCGTCAGACCTTTGGGAGTCAGAGTCTTTCAACAACTGGTTGAGAAGTCTCGCGAGGTTGAGGTCATGAAGAATCGTCGAGGGAACCGACAGGAAAGTGGAGGGCCAATCAGGTCTGGTCAGAAACAAGCTGGGAAGACTGAAAAGGGTAGGGCTGGtcagaagaagccttatcagaaTGCAACTGGTAGGACATCATCTACCAAAGTCGGAGCAAAAACTCCGAGAGAAGATGTTACTTGTTTCAAGTGTAATGAGaaagggcactatgccaatgaatGTGGGAAAGAGATTACTTGCTGGAAGTGCCAGAAGACGAGGCACATCTCGACAAACTGTCCTGATGCGCCAAAAGCTGAACCTGTGTTGAATACGGCAAGGGGGAGACGTCCAGTTGCTAAGGGACGTGTCTTTGCTGTTACTGGCAAGCAAGCTGAGGGTGTTGAAGATCTTATTCAGG gttcgcgcacggaaaggttagatcgaacgtactcgatctcgcgtggaaagcgtagccaag TTGACGTTTCAATTTCTATGAGTTTAAAGGAGTTTGGTAGAGTGAAAAGGTTATTGCCAACTTTTACCATGATGTTGTGGAGGTGGAATATGCAAACTTTATTCAACCAGCTCCTGCCAATGAAGAATTTTTGTGGATTGCTGACCTCTCTCCTGCATTATCCATGGGGAATCAACTTCTG TGCTGCTATAATTTGGAGGCACAATGAGGTTGGAGAAATGCTGGTTTTGTTCTTCAACTGTATTCCCGGCTCTGGACATGGAATCCAGTTTGTCCGTAATGATGCGAAG ATTTTTCGGTTCTATAGATCCAAATGCCACAAGAACTTTAAAATGAAGAGGAATCCTCGTAAAGTAAAATGGACCAAGGCATATAGGCGAGTGCATGGAAAGGAGATGACAAG GATTCAAACCTTTGAGTTTGAGAGAAAGCGAAATAGGCCTGAGAGATATGACAGGAATGTTAAGGAGGATGTCCTCAAGGCCATTCCTAAGATTGCTAAGATCAAAGCCAGCAGGGAGGAGACACACCATAAGAAAAT GAAGcaaggaaaaaatgaaaaacagcGGAGGGAGGCAGAAAAGGAGTTGAAGCAGGGCATCAACATGGTCAATTGGTCAAAGCTCCTTCTGTTTTTCAACAGGATCCTTCATACACTTTACCAATCAAGGTCAAGGTTTCCCAACAGAAATCAGTGGAGAATCAGCCTATGGAAGAATGATTCTATCAATGCTGCACTTATAT TAATAAGGGAACTGATCCGCAACATTAGAGAGATAGCTTGCGGTAGAGGACTCAATTCTCTCAGATGCTTCTCCGTCACTTTCATCACCAAAATCGCAGTCCACTCTGCCCCGTTGAGATGTCTCCTTCGCCGTAGCCAGGTTAGATCTCTGTTGACATCTCTCCCTTTGTTGGATTGTCCCACTTTCAGAGTTTCAGGCTGTGATAAAATTTCGCCCTTCATGTTGCCTGCGCTTGCCATGTTCCGTTCGCAATTCATGGTCGCTTGA
- the LOC130748096 gene encoding uncharacterized protein LOC130748096 isoform X1: protein MVNTNQLAEMMATMAQAVTAQANDNAMRRAAEEARDQHQRQREVTLDQNKGLNDFRRQNPSKFSGGTDPDKADLWIQEIENIFGVLQTAEGAKLGMATYLLLGDAEYWWKGTRGIMEANHEEINWNSFRTAFLEKYFPTSARDERESQFLTLRQGGMSVPEFASKLESLAKHFQFFHDHVNERYMCKRFVNGLRPDIEDSVRPLGIMRFQSLVEKATEVELMKNHRAGTGGPMRSGSQNFQSREKFQSRGPYQRPAGRGFTSGSYKPMAGTAGGPGDQTLKKETTCFRCGEPGHYANACPDKRPKCFNCNRMGHTADQCRAPKTEPTVNTARGKRPAAKARVYTMDGERAEGFVRGERKNDGNLLTILSHSSIICFITLVACANTPNLPILLNFDLIVITPINTLFDRSSYFSYRSTRGLR, encoded by the coding sequence atggtgaacactaaccagttagcggagatgatggccactatggcccaagctgtgacggcacaagcgaacgataatgctatgaggcgtgctgctgaggaggcacgtgatcagcatcagcgtcagagggaagtaactctggaccagaacaaaggcctgaatgatttcaggaggcaaaacccatctaagttctctggtggtactgatccagacaaagcggatctctggattcaggagataGAGAATATATTTGGCGTACtgcaaactgctgagggtgccaagttGGGTATGGCAACTTATTtactgctcggtgatgctgagtactggtggaagggcaccaggggaattatggaagctaaccatgaagagatcaactggaactctttccggaccgcattcttggaaaagtattttccaacaagtgctcgggatgagcgggagtcacaatttctgacactccgtcagggaggtatgtcagtaccggaatttgcttcgaagctggaatctttggcgaagcattttcaattctttcatgatcacgtgaacgagcgctacatgtgcaagcgctttgttaatggactgaggcctgatattgaggactcagtgaggccactgggaatcatgcgattccaatctttggttgagaaagccacggaggtggaactgatgaagaaccaccgggctggaactggagggccgatgaggtcgggctctcaaaattttcagagtagagagaaatttcagagcagggggccatatcagcgtcctgctggaagaggatttacttcaggatcttacaaaCCCATGgcgggtactgctggaggtcccggagatcagactttgaagaaggagacgacctgtttcagatgtggggagccggggcattatgctaatgcttgtcccgacaagaggcccaaatgctttaattgtaacagaatggggcacactgccgatcagtgcagagcacccaagacggagccaaccgtgaacactgctcgtggaaagcgtcctgcggctaaagcaagagtttacaccatggacggtgagagagctgaggggtttgtcagaggagagcgcaagaacgatggtaaccttctaaccattctttcccattctagtataatatgtttcattactctcgtagcgtgtgcaaacacgcCTAACTTGCCTATATTGTTGaactttgaccttatagttattacgcctattaataccttatttgaccgtagctcgtattttagctatagaagtacacgaggtttaagataa